A window from Theobroma cacao cultivar B97-61/B2 chromosome 3, Criollo_cocoa_genome_V2, whole genome shotgun sequence encodes these proteins:
- the LOC18605368 gene encoding monocopper oxidase-like protein SKS1, whose protein sequence is MAQLRVSLFLSIHIALLASLCFADDPYVFYDFKLSYITVSPLGVPQQVIAVNGAFPGPVVNATTNYNVAINVHNQLDENLLMTWPGIQMRRNSWQDGVLGTNCPIHPKRNFTYQFQVKDQIGSFFYFPSLNFQRASGGFGPIIINNRNIIAIPFGQPDGDVVIMIGDWYTRNHTALRTTLDSGEDLGMPDGVLINGRGPYRYNTTLVPDGIEYETINVDPGKTYRFRVHNVGISTSLNFRIQGHNLLLVETEGYYTTQQNFSSFDIHVGQSYSFLVTMDQNATTDYYIVASARFVNESVWERVTGVAILHYSNSKGPATGPLPVPPSDIYNQWSAMSQPRAIRQNTTASGARPNPQGSFHYGSINVTDTYVLQSFPPVTIEGKLRATLNGISFVNPDTPIRLADLHNVKGAYKLDFPNKPLNRTPRVDRSVINATYKGFIEVILQNNDTRMQSFHMDGYAFFVVGMDFGVWTENSRNNYNKWDAISRCTTEVYPGAWTAVLISLDNVGVWNLRVENLDRWYLGQETYIRITNPEENGDTEMAPPANVLYCGALQSLQKESQSSSAKTLLSGNSKLLTILVVTILASIFTFS, encoded by the exons ATGGCTCAGCTTCGGGTGTCTCTGTTTCTTTCGATTCACATTGCTCTGCTTGCAAGTCTCTGTTTTGCTGATGACCCTTATGTCTTCTATGATTTCAAACTCTCTTACATCACCGTCTCCCCTCTTGGTGTTCCTCAACAG GTTATAGCAGTCAATGGGGCATTTCCTGGTCCTGTTGTGAATGCCACAACAAATTATAATGTGGCTATTAATGTTCACAATCAATTGGATGAAAATCTTTTGATGACTTG GCCAGGAATTCAAATGCGGCGAAATTCATGGCAGGATGGTGTTCTCGGTACCAATTGTCCAATTCATCCCAAAAGGAATTTTACTTACCAATTTCAAGTTAAGGATCAGATTGGGAGCTTTTTCTACTTCCCCTCACTAAATTTTCAGAGAGCATCTGGTGGCTTTGGTcccattattattaataaCCGGAACATTATTGCAATTCCTTTTGGCCAACCGGATGGTGATGTTGTCATCATGATTGGTGACTGGTATACCCGAAACCACACG GCACTGAGAACAACTCTTGACTCTGGTGAAGATCTTGGGATGCCAGATGGAGTTCTCATTAATGGGAGGGGACCTTACAGATATAACACTACTCTTGTACCTGACGGTATTGAATATGAAACGATTAATGTTGATCCAg GAAAAACTTATCGCTTTCGTGTACATAATGTTGGGATATCTACTAGCTTGAACTTTAGAATTCAGGGCCATAATCTGCTCTTAGTGGAAACTGAGGGATATTATACAACACAACAGAATTTCTCTAGCTTTGATATCCATGTGGGACAGTCATATTCCTTTTTAGTCACCATGGATCAGAATGCAACTACTGATTACTACATTGTGGCAAGTGCTCGGTTTGTGAATGAATCAGTTTGGGAAAGAGTCACAGGTGTGGCCATCTTGCATTATTCCAATTCAAAAGGACCAGCAACCGGTCCTCTGCCTGTTCCACCAAGTGATATTTACAACCAATGGTCAGCAATGAGCCAGCCAAGGGCCATCAG GCAAAATACAACTGCAAGTGGAGCTCGCCCAAATCCACAAGGCTCTTTTCACTATGGGTCAATCAATGTGACTGACACATATGTATTGCAGAGCTTCCCTCCAGTTACCATTGAGGGCAAGCTTCGTGCGACACTAAATGGTATATCTTTTGTCAACCCTGATACACCAATCAGGCTGGCTGACCTGCACAATGTAAAGGGGGCTTATAAGCTGGATTTCCCCAATAAGCCGCTTAATAGAACTCCCCGGGTGGACAGATCTGTAATTAATGCTACATACAAAGGGTTTATAGAGGTTATTTTGCAGAATAATGACACCAGAATGCAGAGCTTTCACATGGATGGCTATGCATTTTTTGTGGTTGG AATGGATTTTGGAGTGTGGACTGAAAACAGCAgaaacaattataataaatgggatgctatttctcgctgcacaACAGAG GTTTACCCTGGTGCATGGACAGCAGTCCTTATCTCACTTGATAATGTTGGAGTATGGAACCTTAGGGTGGAGAACCTGGATAGATGGTATCTAGGCCAAGAGACTTACATAAGAATCACCAATCCTGAGGAAAATGGCGACACAGAAATGGCTCCACCGGCTAATGTTTTGTATTGTGGTGCCCTTCAGAGCTTGCAAAA GGAATCACAAAGCTCTTCTGCAAAGACATTGCTCAGTGGGAACTCCAAGTTGTTGACCATTTTGGTGGTCACAAttttagcttcaattttcacttTTAGCTGA